Proteins encoded in a region of the Verrucomicrobiota bacterium genome:
- a CDS encoding Gfo/Idh/MocA family oxidoreductase, whose amino-acid sequence MKNKDNRQKISRRQFMGGTTMAAAAFTIVPGHVLGLGGATSPNEKLNIAGIGVGGQGGHDLGQMTSENIVALCDVDWARAAGTFRKFPDAKKYKDFRKMLEEQKNIDAVVVATPDHVHAVASIAAIKLGKHVYCEKPLTHAVFEARKVAEAARAHKVATQMGNQGQASEETRRLCEFVWDGAIGPVREAHVWTDRPANGLFNEYWPQGVGRPQDEPPVPSTLDWDLWLGPAPARPYHPAYLPFKWRGWWDFGTGALGDIGCHALDPVFRALKLGAPMSVEAASTRVNKETYPVGSMVTQHFPVRGELPPVKLVWYDGGLRPPRPEGLPEGDLMGDNGRLLVGDKGFILGNRLYPESRRKEYPEPPKTIPRSIGHYQEWIAACKGGKPGGSNFDWAGPLAEAVLLGNVALRVQLREKLTRTRLLWNAPSLKITNLPEANEFLQRPYREGWTL is encoded by the coding sequence ATGAAGAACAAAGATAACAGACAAAAAATCTCCCGCCGTCAATTCATGGGCGGCACGACGATGGCGGCTGCGGCGTTCACGATAGTTCCGGGTCATGTGCTCGGACTCGGCGGCGCCACGTCGCCGAACGAGAAGCTGAACATCGCCGGCATCGGCGTTGGCGGGCAGGGCGGCCACGACCTTGGCCAGATGACGAGCGAAAACATCGTCGCGCTTTGCGACGTGGACTGGGCACGGGCGGCGGGAACTTTCCGCAAGTTCCCCGACGCAAAAAAATACAAGGACTTCCGCAAGATGCTCGAAGAGCAGAAGAACATCGACGCCGTCGTCGTCGCCACGCCGGACCACGTCCATGCGGTGGCTTCGATCGCAGCGATCAAACTGGGCAAACATGTCTATTGCGAAAAGCCGCTGACGCACGCGGTCTTCGAGGCGCGCAAAGTGGCGGAAGCCGCGCGCGCCCACAAGGTCGCCACGCAAATGGGCAACCAAGGCCAGGCTTCCGAGGAAACCCGCCGGCTCTGCGAATTTGTCTGGGACGGAGCGATCGGTCCGGTTCGTGAAGCGCACGTCTGGACCGATCGGCCGGCGAACGGATTGTTCAATGAATATTGGCCGCAAGGCGTCGGACGTCCCCAAGACGAGCCGCCCGTGCCTTCCACGCTGGACTGGGACCTCTGGCTGGGACCGGCGCCGGCACGGCCTTATCATCCGGCCTACCTGCCGTTCAAGTGGCGGGGTTGGTGGGATTTTGGGACCGGCGCGCTCGGCGACATCGGCTGCCACGCGCTGGATCCAGTTTTCCGCGCTTTGAAACTCGGCGCGCCGATGAGCGTAGAGGCGGCATCAACGCGCGTGAACAAGGAAACTTATCCGGTGGGATCAATGGTGACGCAACATTTTCCCGTGCGGGGCGAACTGCCGCCCGTGAAACTCGTTTGGTACGACGGCGGTTTGCGTCCGCCACGACCGGAAGGTTTGCCCGAGGGTGATTTGATGGGAGACAATGGCCGGCTGCTCGTCGGCGACAAGGGGTTTATCCTCGGCAATCGGCTTTATCCTGAATCAAGGCGCAAGGAATACCCGGAACCGCCCAAGACCATCCCGCGCTCCATCGGCCACTATCAGGAATGGATCGCGGCGTGCAAAGGCGGCAAACCGGGCGGATCGAATTTCGACTGGGCCGGACCGCTGGCCGAAGCGGTGCTGCTGGGCAACGTGGCGTTGCGAGTCCAGTTGCGCGAGAAGTTGACCCGCACAAGACTGCTCTGGAACGCGCCGAGTCTGAAGATCACGAATCTGCCGGAGGCCAACGAGTTTCTGCAGCGTCCGTATCGCGAAGGCTGGACACTGTAA
- a CDS encoding DUF1080 domain-containing protein, translating into MKIHPLFALLALSAVAALAEDKPSPIGYDDTPYIPGTQWRVHDIKRPAPKVVAPGQTAAEAPADAVVLFDGKSNANFASKNGAPCTWKVANGELVVQGGDIWTKESFGSCQLHLEWLSQPETKGNSQKKGNSGIFFMDRYEAQILDCYNNPTYADGTAGAVYGQTPPLVNAVRPPGQWQVYDVIFTAAKVNQDGTVTEPAYVTTIINGICVQNHTKIMGPTVHKQTTSYKGKFPEKAPIRLQDHGNDPPLRFRNIWIRSLP; encoded by the coding sequence ATGAAAATCCATCCACTGTTCGCTCTTCTCGCATTGTCTGCCGTCGCCGCTTTGGCGGAGGACAAACCTTCGCCCATCGGCTACGACGACACACCCTACATCCCTGGCACCCAATGGCGCGTGCACGACATCAAGCGCCCGGCACCAAAAGTAGTCGCACCCGGCCAGACGGCTGCGGAGGCGCCGGCAGACGCGGTGGTTTTGTTCGATGGAAAATCGAATGCAAACTTTGCCAGCAAAAACGGCGCGCCGTGCACCTGGAAAGTGGCAAACGGCGAGCTGGTGGTTCAGGGCGGAGACATCTGGACGAAAGAATCCTTTGGTTCCTGCCAGCTTCATCTTGAGTGGCTCTCGCAGCCCGAGACCAAGGGTAATTCGCAGAAAAAGGGGAACAGCGGCATCTTTTTCATGGACCGCTATGAAGCTCAAATCCTCGATTGCTACAACAACCCAACCTACGCTGACGGCACCGCCGGCGCGGTTTACGGTCAGACTCCCCCGCTCGTCAACGCCGTGCGTCCGCCAGGCCAGTGGCAGGTTTATGATGTGATCTTCACCGCCGCGAAGGTGAACCAGGACGGCACGGTGACGGAGCCGGCCTACGTGACGACGATCATCAATGGCATCTGCGTCCAAAACCACACGAAGATCATGGGGCCGACAGTCCATAAGCAAACGACGAGCTATAAAGGCAAATTCCCGGAGAAGGCGCCGATCCGTCTGCAAGATCACGGAAATGATCCGCCGCTGCGCTTTCGGAACATCTGGATTCGATCTCTGCCATGA